In one Populus nigra chromosome 12, ddPopNigr1.1, whole genome shotgun sequence genomic region, the following are encoded:
- the LOC133669475 gene encoding uncharacterized protein LOC133669475, translating into MTRKRKTPKNPQELGEAEKGKNGFFACYLLTSLCPRFKGHTYIGFTVNPRRRIRQHNGELRSGACRTKKRRPWEMVFCIYGFPTNVAALQFEWAWQHPTESVAVRQAAAAFKSFSGVANKIKLAYTMLNLPSWQSLNITINYFSTNYNVHSVGCPSLPKNMKVQICPMDELPCYCDSGNILFEERENEDAWDGEEEYERASDGSGTFEANLVELEVSSLDELPCYNGRGDNIFEGGYGETASREACNRSEPVHEKYNESVNTRGTVKEAHADIIVRITADFARSIDKTSNEHFRWFEEYDQQDQRESPSPELDHANPFPFMTLLARKASSIVTSFSKSETGDRSVLTLIDEDVSELDCQRAKKLVIDKDDEASNTCETVNVDTHSSVDAHCINKASREQFGQSEPYVMQDQREPPSPKLDYAEPFGFMNQPSSKASSSIVTNFSARETRDGGVLTLIGEDASEFDWPRWKKLSCKVINDKDQVLIPRSFIPREIEVIDLLSPSPECRIRSANKKRRVSPVYPVIIDLT; encoded by the exons ATgacaagaaagagaaaaaccccaaaaaatccTCAAGAACTAGGAGAAGCAGAGAAGGGAAAGAATGGGTTTTTCGCTTGCTATCTCTTGACTTCTCTCTGCCCCAGATTCAAAGGCCACACCTACATCGG GTTTACAGTAAATCCGCGGCGGAGAATTAGGCAACACAACGGTGAGCTTAGAAGTGGAGCATGCAGGACTAAGAAAAGAAGGCCATGGGAAATGGTTTTCTGCATTTATGGTTTCCCAACTAACGTTGCTGCTTTGCag TTTGAATGGGCGTGGCAGCACCCAACAGAATCAGTGGCAGTGAGGCAGGCAGCTGCTGCTTTTAAATCCTTCTCAGGAGTTGCCAACAAGATTAAACTTGCTTACACAATGCTTAACCTCCCGTCTTGGCAGAG CTTGAACATCACCATAAACTATTTCTCAACGAACTACAATGTACACTCTGTTGGTTGTCCAAGCTTGCCCAAGAACATGAAGGTCCAAATTTGCCCCATGGATGAGCTTCCCTGCTATTGTGATTCgggtaatattttatttgaagagagagaaaatgaagatGCCTGGGATGGTGAAGAGGAATATGAGAGAGCTAGTGATGGAAGTGGAACTTTTGAGGCAAACTTGGTGGAACTTGAAGTTTCCTCCCTGGATGAGCTTCCATGCTATAATGGAAGGggggataatatttttgaaggtGGATATGGTGAAACGGCATCCAGGGAAGCTTGTAACAGAAGTGAGCCCGTACACgaaaaatataatgaatctGTCAACACACGAGGAACTGTTAAAGAAGCACATGCAGATATTATAGTTCGTATTACTGCAGATTTTGCACGTAGCATTGACAAGACTTCCAATGAGCATTTCAGATGGTTTGAAGAATATGACCAGCAAGACCAAAGGGAATCACCCTCTCCAGAACTGGATCATGCAAATCCATTTCCTTTCATGACTTTACTAGCAAGAAAAGCTTCTTCAATTGTTACTAGCTTTTCAAAGAGCGAGACTGGAGATAGGAGCGTATTGACATTGATTGATGAGGATGTTTCTGAATTGGATTGCCAGAGGGCTAAGAAATTAGTTATTGACAAAGATGATGAAGCTAGCAACACCTGTGAAACTGTGAACGTGGATACTCATTCTTCTGTAGATGCACATTGTATTAACAAGGCTTCCCGTGAACAATTTGGACAGTCTGAACCATATGTCATGCAAGACCAAAGAGAGCCACCCTCTCCAAAACTAGATTATGCAGAACCATTTGGTTTCATGAATCAGCCATCAAGTAAAGCATCATCTTCTATTGTCACAAACTTTTCTGCGAGGGAGACTAGAGATGGGGGTGTATTGACATTAATCGGCGAGGATGCTTCTGAATTTGATTGGCCAAGATGGAAGAAGCTTTCTTGCAAAGTAATCAATGATAAAGATCAAGTCCTGATTCCAAGGTCATTCATTCCTCGGGAAATTGAGGTTATAGATTTGCTGTCCCCATCTCCAGAATGCAGAATTAGGTCAGccaacaagaagagaagagtttCTCCTGTGTATCCGGTAATTATTGACTTGACTTAG